The genomic DNA GGACGGCAACGTCACGGCCGTGGTCACCCAGCCGTGGTGCTTGAGGGCACCGTTATAAGGAGGCTGGCCGGCCACGTTGCCGGTGAGGCGGATGCGCTGGGCGTCGAACCCCGCGGGCACCTGCACCCGGTCTCCCTCGCTCTGGGGGAGCACCGGTTCCAGGGTGAGGTATTGACGCACCAGCTTGCGGCACCCCTCGTGGACGATGCGCGCGGCGGCCCCCACGTCCTCATCCGGGAAGGCGGCCACATCCTCCTGGAGGAAGTCGATGAGGCGGCCCTCGCGCTGCAACATGGCGAGCAACTGGAGCGCCGAGGCATGCTCGCGCTCCGGAGGCACGGCGACGACGGGCGGCGGGGCGGGGGGGGCCGCGGGTGTCGGCTCGGCGACAGGCGCGCCGGTGGGCAGTCGGCCCGCCACGTCCGCCTGGCGCACGGGCAGGACGGCCTGGGCGAACGAGCGATCGAGCCAGATCCGCCAGAAGCACACCAGGGCGAGCCACAGACGGGCGAAGAACGAGAGCGAGGGCTGGTCGGTCATCGGCCCCGGATAACAGACCCGGGGCGCTTTTCAATTCACGGATGGCGCAAATGAAAAGGGCCCCACCGTTTCCAGTGGAGCCCCAATCACTTCATGGTGGAGGTGGACGGGATCGAACCGACGACCTTCGCATTGCGAACGCGACGCTCTCCCAACTGAGCTACACCCCCATGACACTTCCGTCTCCCGACACCGTTGGGCGGCTGCGGTTTCCCGCCGTCGAGAAGACGAACGGGCAATTACAGGACCCCATTCCGGGTGTCAAGCCGGGAATGTTCAGGCCCTCCTGGGCGATTGACGCGCGGCAACTCGGGGTGTCATAAGACCCCCTCCAAGGCACCTCCTTTAATGTCCAACTCCCCCTCGAAGACGTTGAGCCCGGCCGAGCTCGCGAAGCTGGAGCATGCCTTCG from Melittangium boletus DSM 14713 includes the following:
- a CDS encoding DUF2760 domain-containing protein — translated: MTDQPSLSFFARLWLALVCFWRIWLDRSFAQAVLPVRQADVAGRLPTGAPVAEPTPAAPPAPPPVVAVPPEREHASALQLLAMLQREGRLIDFLQEDVAAFPDEDVGAAARIVHEGCRKLVRQYLTLEPVLPQSEGDRVQVPAGFDAQRIRLTGNVAGQPPYNGALKHHGWVTTAVTLPSTSPAMDPRVLAPAEVELS